Proteins from a genomic interval of Sporolactobacillus sp. Y61:
- a CDS encoding aldo/keto reductase gives METTTIKGTDLHPTRIALGTWAIGGWMWGGSDDRESIRTIHKALDSGIATIGTAPAYGQGHSEKVVGQAIKEYGHREDIVLATKVCLDWQGTNVFRNGSKELIHRQIDDSLKRLGTDYIDIYQVHWPDPLVPIEETAEAMGELYKAGKIRAVGVSNFTVDQMEAFHKVAPLHTVQPPYNLFERDIERDILPFSKKHGIVALCYGSLCRGMLSGKMTADRKFSGDDLRLSDPKFRAPHFAHYLAAVDELAKLAKDRFGKSVRALAVRWILDQTQDGIALWGARHPDQIAAATEVADFHLDEETLKDIDAILAKHIKEPIGTEFMAPPTRKEAEESK, from the coding sequence ATGGAAACCACGACAATCAAAGGAACAGATCTCCATCCAACTCGGATTGCTCTGGGCACCTGGGCGATCGGCGGATGGATGTGGGGAGGTTCTGACGACAGAGAATCCATCAGAACGATTCACAAAGCTCTGGACAGCGGCATTGCAACGATTGGTACAGCACCTGCCTACGGTCAGGGCCATTCCGAAAAAGTTGTCGGACAGGCCATAAAAGAATATGGCCATCGTGAAGACATCGTTCTGGCGACAAAAGTATGTCTGGACTGGCAGGGAACCAATGTCTTTCGTAACGGATCTAAAGAACTGATCCACAGACAGATTGACGACTCCTTAAAACGTCTGGGAACGGATTACATCGATATTTATCAGGTACACTGGCCGGATCCGCTCGTTCCGATTGAAGAGACAGCGGAAGCGATGGGAGAGCTGTACAAGGCTGGAAAAATCCGTGCCGTCGGGGTCAGCAATTTCACCGTTGATCAGATGGAAGCATTCCATAAGGTGGCCCCGCTGCATACCGTGCAGCCACCCTATAATCTCTTTGAACGGGATATTGAACGGGATATCCTTCCCTTCAGTAAAAAGCACGGGATTGTGGCCCTGTGTTATGGCAGCCTGTGCCGGGGGATGCTGAGCGGGAAAATGACAGCTGACCGCAAGTTTAGTGGAGACGACCTTCGCCTGTCTGATCCGAAATTCAGGGCACCGCATTTCGCCCATTATCTGGCGGCAGTCGATGAACTGGCAAAACTTGCGAAGGATCGTTTTGGTAAATCCGTCCGCGCACTCGCCGTGCGCTGGATTCTTGATCAGACGCAGGATGGTATCGCTCTGTGGGGAGCGAGACACCCCGACCAGATTGCCGCGGCAACCGAAGTCGCTGATTTTCATCTGGACGAAGAGACACTAAAAGATATTGATGCTATTCTGGCAAAACATATTAAAGAACCGATCGGTACGGAATTTATGGCTCCGCCGACCCGAAAAGAAGCAGAAGAAAGCAAATAA
- a CDS encoding YitT family protein, translating to MDHVHSVAITSQNIPRQHKGLTVRQFVFRILLICIGVTLDAIALDVFLVPNRIIDGGVVGISIMLAHLSRWPLGLFLVLINIPFFIIGYKQMGKTFTISSVVGVTLLALLTTLFHDIPRFTDDLLLAAVFGGIIMGIGVGLIIRNGGSSDGTEILAVMFNEKTPFSVGEIVLFVNIFILGSAGFVFGWNNAMYSLIAYFIAFKMIDIVTEGLESSKAVWIISDLHQEIGDALNDRLGRGVTFLNGEGAYTGNDKNVIFTVISRLEEAKVKNIVDSIDKSAFLAISDIHDVKGGRFKKRSIH from the coding sequence ATGGATCATGTTCACTCGGTTGCTATAACGTCACAAAATATTCCAAGACAACATAAAGGACTGACAGTTCGCCAGTTTGTCTTCAGAATCCTGCTTATATGTATCGGTGTCACCCTTGATGCCATCGCCCTTGACGTCTTTCTTGTCCCAAATCGGATCATCGACGGCGGTGTAGTCGGTATCTCTATCATGCTGGCACATTTAAGCAGATGGCCGCTCGGGCTGTTTCTTGTACTTATAAATATCCCTTTCTTTATCATCGGCTATAAACAAATGGGCAAAACGTTTACCATCAGTTCTGTCGTGGGGGTGACCCTGCTTGCTCTGTTAACCACGCTGTTTCATGATATACCACGGTTCACCGACGATCTGCTTCTGGCAGCCGTTTTCGGCGGCATCATCATGGGGATTGGCGTAGGCCTGATTATTCGAAATGGCGGATCTTCCGACGGTACGGAAATTCTTGCTGTGATGTTCAATGAAAAAACGCCGTTTTCCGTCGGTGAGATTGTTCTGTTTGTAAATATCTTCATTCTCGGTTCTGCCGGTTTCGTTTTTGGATGGAATAACGCGATGTATTCATTGATTGCTTATTTCATTGCCTTTAAAATGATTGATATTGTGACTGAAGGTCTCGAATCTTCAAAGGCGGTCTGGATCATCAGCGACCTGCATCAGGAAATCGGGGATGCGCTGAATGACCGGTTAGGCCGCGGTGTGACCTTCCTGAATGGGGAGGGTGCCTACACGGGGAACGATAAAAATGTTATTTTCACTGTAATCAGTCGTCTTGAAGAGGCAAAAGTGAAAAACATTGTAGATTCAATCGATAAATCTGCCTTTCTGGCCATCAGCGATATCCACGACGTCAAAGGGGGACGTTTCAAGAAACGAAGCATCCATTAA
- a CDS encoding multidrug efflux MFS transporter, whose translation MALPLWKKNLYVCWFGAFATAAGMSQIIPFLPLYIKQLGVSSTSEIERWAGIIFGATFLVSAIVSPLWGSLADKYGRKPMLLRASLGMCLVVFSMAFAQNVYQLLVMRLIMGLVSGYIPASIILVATQTPRSHAGWSLGVLSTGGISGSLIGPLIGGVLSDFMGMRLVFVNTSLLLGCAFLASLFLIREQTVLRKEKTPGFRKVIRMTPHIGLFLSLFITTFMVQLANMSIQPIITVYVTILAPGHEHLEIISGIVVAAAGLASVIAAPFLGRISDRIGPRRILIFSLLLTGLIFVPQAFVTNPWQLTFLRFLLGLATAGTLPAINTIVKKMAPAAITGRLFGYNQSAQFLGTLGGSLLGGHMAGSFGIRYVFFSTSALLFLNAGWVIITTLLSRMRHKKTGARGKRLRSKSSD comes from the coding sequence GTGGCACTCCCTCTCTGGAAGAAAAATCTTTATGTATGCTGGTTTGGCGCCTTTGCGACTGCAGCAGGGATGAGTCAGATTATTCCTTTCCTGCCGCTTTATATTAAACAGCTCGGGGTCAGCAGTACATCTGAAATCGAACGCTGGGCAGGGATCATCTTCGGTGCCACATTTCTCGTTTCTGCGATCGTCTCACCGCTCTGGGGTTCGCTTGCCGACAAGTATGGACGCAAGCCGATGCTGCTGCGGGCGAGTCTTGGCATGTGTCTGGTGGTCTTCAGCATGGCTTTTGCCCAGAACGTCTATCAGCTTCTCGTCATGCGACTGATTATGGGGCTTGTTTCCGGATATATTCCGGCATCCATCATTCTGGTGGCGACACAGACACCGAGAAGTCATGCAGGCTGGTCGCTTGGTGTCCTGTCGACGGGCGGGATCAGCGGTTCCCTGATCGGACCGCTGATTGGCGGTGTCCTCTCTGATTTCATGGGTATGCGGCTGGTGTTTGTCAACACGAGCCTGCTTCTGGGCTGCGCGTTCCTTGCTTCACTGTTTCTGATCAGAGAGCAGACAGTGCTGAGAAAGGAAAAAACGCCTGGTTTCCGGAAAGTCATTCGGATGACCCCTCATATCGGTTTATTTCTTTCGCTCTTCATTACCACATTCATGGTTCAACTGGCAAATATGTCCATTCAGCCGATTATCACCGTATATGTCACGATTCTTGCACCCGGCCATGAACATCTGGAGATCATATCGGGCATTGTTGTGGCTGCTGCCGGTCTGGCAAGCGTAATTGCAGCTCCCTTTCTGGGCAGGATCTCTGACCGGATCGGACCGCGCAGAATTTTGATTTTCTCCCTGCTGCTGACAGGACTGATTTTTGTTCCTCAGGCATTTGTGACCAATCCCTGGCAATTGACCTTTCTCCGCTTTCTGCTCGGTCTGGCTACTGCAGGTACCTTGCCTGCGATTAACACGATTGTAAAGAAGATGGCTCCTGCGGCAATAACCGGCCGGCTATTCGGTTACAATCAGTCTGCCCAATTTCTGGGCACCCTTGGCGGATCACTTCTGGGTGGTCACATGGCCGGAAGCTTTGGCATCCGCTATGTCTTCTTCTCAACGAGCGCCCTTCTATTTCTGAACGCCGGCTGGGTGATCATAACGACCCTTCTTTCAAGAATGCGTCATAAGAAAACCGGAGCCAGGGGAAAAAGGCTCCGGTCTAAAAGCTCTGATTAA
- a CDS encoding TerC family protein, giving the protein MDIFSVAFWSSFLAIIGIDLFLAGDNAVVIAMAARRLPDDQRKRAILYGTIGAVIIRILCTVTVVYLLMIPGLHFIGGILLVWIAYRLLKPEDHNQAKAVKAADSIWGAVRTIILADALMSLDNMLAVAGASGNHPLLVVIGLLVSVPLLMGGSAIIMKLIDRYHWLIYLGAAILGVTAGRMLFSEPFVKEALGSATQWVEWPVVAVITVVILVAGRATQKKAARKRAQQHHAV; this is encoded by the coding sequence ATGGATATATTTTCTGTTGCATTCTGGTCATCATTTCTGGCTATTATAGGGATAGATCTGTTTCTGGCGGGCGATAACGCAGTCGTCATCGCTATGGCCGCACGTCGCCTGCCGGATGATCAGCGAAAACGGGCCATTCTTTACGGGACAATCGGTGCGGTCATCATCCGTATCCTGTGCACGGTGACCGTTGTTTATCTTCTGATGATTCCCGGGCTTCATTTTATTGGCGGTATCCTTCTCGTCTGGATCGCTTACAGATTGCTGAAACCGGAAGACCACAATCAGGCAAAGGCTGTAAAAGCGGCAGACAGTATCTGGGGCGCCGTCAGAACGATCATTCTTGCCGATGCCCTGATGAGCCTTGACAATATGCTTGCGGTTGCCGGGGCATCGGGTAATCATCCGCTTCTCGTTGTTATCGGACTCCTGGTCAGCGTCCCGCTTCTGATGGGCGGCAGTGCGATCATCATGAAACTGATCGACCGCTATCACTGGCTGATCTATCTTGGTGCGGCAATACTTGGTGTAACTGCCGGCCGTATGCTCTTCTCGGAACCCTTTGTCAAAGAGGCCCTGGGCAGCGCAACGCAGTGGGTAGAATGGCCGGTTGTCGCAGTGATCACTGTTGTTATTCTTGTGGCAGGACGGGCAACCCAGAAAAAAGCAGCGCGGAAAAGGGCACAGCAACATCATGCCGTCTGA
- a CDS encoding response regulator transcription factor codes for MIKDKIKVLIVDDHDMVRKGLIACLDTEDDIEVVGEASGGAQGVELSEQLDPEVILMDLIMERGNGIDATKEILAKHPLRKIIILTSYYDDQQVFPAIKAGATSYLLKTSSAEEIIEAIHKAHNGKTVLDGKVAQKIVAGYHRQPALSDQLTEREREVLRLIADGRSNAEIAKVLFIGIKTVKTHVSSILGKLNVSDRTQAAVYAYQHHLFPDQKK; via the coding sequence ATGATAAAGGATAAAATTAAAGTTCTGATTGTTGATGATCATGACATGGTACGAAAAGGGCTGATTGCCTGTCTGGATACAGAGGATGACATCGAAGTTGTCGGAGAAGCTTCGGGAGGTGCCCAGGGTGTTGAACTGAGTGAGCAGCTTGATCCTGAAGTGATTTTAATGGATCTGATTATGGAACGCGGCAACGGAATCGATGCGACGAAAGAGATCCTCGCAAAGCATCCTTTACGTAAAATCATCATACTGACCAGTTATTATGATGATCAGCAGGTCTTCCCGGCGATCAAAGCCGGGGCAACCAGCTATCTATTGAAAACGTCTTCCGCTGAGGAAATTATTGAAGCGATTCATAAGGCGCATAACGGTAAGACGGTTCTGGATGGCAAAGTCGCTCAGAAAATCGTTGCCGGATATCACAGACAGCCGGCTCTTTCTGACCAGCTGACAGAAAGAGAGCGGGAGGTACTGAGACTGATCGCCGATGGCAGGAGTAATGCGGAAATCGCAAAGGTTTTATTCATCGGCATAAAGACGGTTAAGACGCATGTCAGCAGTATCCTGGGAAAGCTGAATGTTTCGGATCGTACTCAGGCAGCTGTTTATGCCTATCAGCACCATCTCTTTCCAGATCAGAAAAAGTGA
- a CDS encoding sensor histidine kinase — MFHYHIQTIKYQAILSAASAVVLFILFRIYFFYRPDPDALLISSLASGACFVLQFVVQTGFAIRNYRLLRNQLQTIDLYIKTLSAGKLSARIRTGSGGSMSRIEQSLNDLADKMDHQVKSLQRLVDENTEMNARIRSEAVTEERQRLARDLHDAVSQQLFALSMLASAAVKMIHSHPDKAAENLTDISDIARKAQGEMRALLLHLRPVRLNNESISDGLSRLIRELDGKTPIHFEASIEKVSGMTKGVENNLFRLSQEALSNALRHSEATKVQLGLREDDGSVVLSIYDNGRGFSPDQEKIASYGLKTMRERAEEIGGSYQLTTHQGEGTSIHLRVPIHGRRAE; from the coding sequence ATGTTTCATTATCATATTCAAACCATTAAATATCAGGCCATTTTAAGTGCTGCTTCAGCTGTGGTGCTTTTCATCCTGTTTCGCATTTACTTCTTTTATCGCCCGGATCCGGATGCTTTACTGATCAGCAGTCTGGCTTCAGGTGCATGTTTTGTCCTGCAGTTCGTTGTTCAAACGGGATTCGCCATCCGGAACTATCGCCTTTTAAGAAATCAGCTCCAGACTATCGACCTGTACATTAAAACGCTCTCTGCAGGCAAATTATCAGCGCGTATACGTACCGGCAGCGGCGGTTCGATGAGCAGAATCGAACAGTCGCTCAACGATCTGGCCGATAAAATGGATCATCAGGTTAAATCACTGCAGCGTCTGGTAGATGAGAATACCGAAATGAATGCCCGAATCAGAAGTGAAGCCGTGACAGAAGAGCGACAGCGCCTTGCCCGGGATCTTCACGATGCGGTCAGCCAGCAGCTCTTTGCCCTGTCGATGCTGGCATCGGCCGCGGTGAAAATGATTCATTCTCACCCGGACAAAGCAGCAGAAAATCTCACCGACATTTCCGATATAGCCAGAAAAGCTCAGGGTGAGATGAGAGCTTTGCTTTTACATCTGCGTCCCGTCCGGCTGAATAATGAATCCATCAGCGACGGTCTCAGTCGTCTGATCCGGGAACTGGACGGGAAAACGCCGATTCATTTTGAAGCCAGCATTGAAAAAGTGAGCGGCATGACGAAAGGTGTGGAGAATAATCTGTTCAGATTGAGCCAGGAGGCGCTTTCTAATGCACTCAGACATTCTGAAGCGACAAAAGTGCAACTGGGTCTCAGGGAGGACGACGGGTCTGTTGTCCTGTCGATCTATGACAATGGCCGGGGCTTTTCTCCGGATCAGGAAAAGATCGCATCATATGGACTCAAGACGATGCGTGAGCGTGCGGAGGAAATCGGCGGTTCCTATCAACTTACAACACATCAGGGAGAAGGCACGTCCATCCACTTACGGGTGCCGATTCACGGGAGGCGGGCAGAATGA
- the liaF gene encoding cell wall-active antibiotics response protein LiaF has protein sequence MSFGKILIALIIIVLGIYWMLDSLNIISPEMMSTFDDGLPYLAILFGVLLLIVPLIHRKRPNIFFGLFFLIYGGLLLADQYGYLIFKWQDFWKLWPYLIIYFGLSMLFQRDYSIKFKKGYSNDKQRKKHIIFDWNTKGEGEKDTKRAFVNDAAYQKENWMAKPMNERVRIGSYTFDFTKAFIPDETIPIRLSGWVGDIKITMPDDLEFRVEVRAKVGDVKIDDAEQSGVLRNYSWQTAHYDQAVRKIDFTFDFQVIDLSIDQV, from the coding sequence ATGTCTTTTGGGAAAATACTCATCGCATTGATCATCATCGTACTGGGTATATACTGGATGCTGGACAGTTTGAATATTATTTCCCCGGAAATGATGTCGACTTTTGATGATGGCCTGCCCTATTTAGCCATTTTATTTGGTGTTTTGCTTCTTATCGTTCCACTCATTCATCGAAAAAGGCCGAATATCTTCTTCGGACTGTTCTTTCTCATTTACGGTGGTTTACTGCTGGCCGATCAGTATGGTTATCTGATCTTTAAATGGCAGGATTTCTGGAAACTGTGGCCTTACCTGATTATTTATTTTGGACTTTCGATGCTTTTTCAGCGGGATTATTCCATAAAATTTAAAAAAGGCTATTCCAATGATAAGCAGAGGAAAAAGCATATCATATTTGACTGGAATACAAAAGGTGAGGGTGAAAAGGACACAAAGCGGGCATTTGTAAACGATGCCGCTTACCAAAAGGAGAACTGGATGGCAAAACCGATGAATGAGCGGGTCAGGATTGGCAGTTATACATTTGACTTCACAAAGGCATTCATTCCGGATGAAACGATCCCGATCAGGCTCTCAGGATGGGTGGGTGACATTAAAATAACCATGCCTGATGATCTGGAATTCAGAGTCGAAGTCAGAGCCAAAGTCGGTGATGTGAAAATAGACGATGCAGAGCAGAGCGGTGTTTTGAGAAATTATTCCTGGCAAACTGCTCATTATGATCAGGCGGTCCGGAAAATCGATTTTACGTTCGATTTTCAGGTCATCGATTTAAGCATTGATCAGGTGTGA
- a CDS encoding ferritin-like domain-containing protein, translating into MDKKLQTLVDGLNKDLAGEYSAVIQYNYYATTVSGLNYQILKPFFEAEIPDELGHAAYLSEKIANLGGEPTTVPAPVKKVTEAKAMLEEARKAEADTLENYKQRRSQAQELGLIELVVKLEDMIADEQSHFEKLAKTLKDPLFA; encoded by the coding sequence ATGGATAAAAAACTGCAGACCTTAGTCGATGGCCTGAACAAAGATCTGGCTGGTGAATATTCTGCGGTCATTCAGTACAATTATTATGCCACGACCGTATCGGGCCTGAATTACCAGATACTGAAGCCTTTTTTTGAAGCAGAAATTCCGGACGAACTTGGGCATGCTGCATACCTGTCGGAAAAAATCGCTAATCTCGGCGGTGAGCCGACAACGGTCCCGGCACCGGTTAAAAAAGTCACCGAAGCTAAAGCCATGCTTGAAGAGGCACGTAAAGCAGAAGCGGATACGCTTGAGAATTACAAGCAGCGGCGCAGCCAGGCTCAGGAACTCGGCTTAATTGAACTCGTGGTTAAACTGGAAGACATGATCGCCGATGAACAGAGTCATTTCGAAAAGCTGGCGAAGACGCTGAAAGATCCGCTTTTCGCCTGA
- a CDS encoding ABC transporter permease: protein MVQLSKLWEKRCSDNFQMQLRYWNLIGKNSGLMFFLYAMVIIGSFYYKKWLDGLPAEFPGALLLCAVLTLLSVRSPVRTFTRPADQVFLLPMEAHLSGYFRKSRVYSFIMQCLVLFLILLVGAPLYMHSGGTIQSWIIVIAAVFAAKAWNIDCHWQEQFIRYVLPLTLLRWGLTFLLLSMAFFRFPWIAVLFCLLVMILASVFLYHHQADSGLLNWGSVIEMEERQAMHFLRFANLFTDVPRLRHRVKARRLLSGLFPVRSFNRSAVYQQLFVKTFIRSDDYLGMYVRLTLIGSLACLLPVGYYTAFLVGSVVYLTGLQLLPLWKHPFPQALTGLYPVADAFRQHSFVRFVFILLSVQSFLLSIFAAIGARSPAGFPLFLAAGLAVSLIFSWVYIRRRVSGERNH, encoded by the coding sequence ATGGTTCAGCTGAGTAAACTGTGGGAGAAGCGCTGTTCCGATAACTTTCAGATGCAGCTGAGGTACTGGAATCTGATTGGAAAGAACAGCGGTTTGATGTTCTTCCTTTATGCCATGGTCATTATTGGCAGCTTTTATTATAAAAAATGGCTGGACGGGCTCCCGGCAGAATTTCCGGGTGCACTGCTTCTATGTGCGGTCCTGACCCTTCTTTCGGTTCGCTCGCCGGTGCGGACGTTTACCAGACCCGCGGACCAGGTCTTTCTGCTTCCGATGGAGGCACATCTTTCCGGCTATTTCAGGAAAAGCAGAGTATACAGTTTTATCATGCAATGTCTGGTCCTGTTTCTGATTCTTCTCGTGGGAGCGCCGCTGTACATGCATTCAGGCGGAACCATCCAGTCCTGGATCATTGTGATTGCGGCGGTATTTGCTGCGAAGGCCTGGAATATTGACTGCCACTGGCAGGAGCAGTTCATCCGCTATGTGCTTCCGCTGACACTGCTGCGCTGGGGACTGACCTTTCTGCTGCTCTCAATGGCTTTTTTTCGCTTCCCGTGGATCGCGGTTTTGTTCTGCCTCCTGGTCATGATTCTGGCTTCTGTCTTCCTGTATCACCATCAGGCTGACTCCGGACTTCTGAACTGGGGAAGCGTGATTGAGATGGAGGAGAGACAGGCCATGCATTTTCTCCGATTTGCCAATTTGTTTACTGATGTTCCCCGCCTGAGGCATCGAGTGAAGGCAAGAAGACTGCTCAGTGGTCTTTTTCCTGTCCGTTCTTTTAATCGATCCGCTGTCTATCAGCAGCTGTTTGTGAAGACGTTTATCCGATCAGACGATTATCTGGGGATGTACGTACGTCTGACGCTGATCGGAAGTCTGGCCTGCCTGCTGCCTGTCGGGTACTATACCGCGTTTCTTGTCGGTTCTGTGGTTTATCTGACAGGATTGCAGCTTTTACCCCTTTGGAAGCATCCGTTTCCTCAGGCACTTACCGGCCTGTATCCTGTTGCGGATGCATTCAGACAGCACAGCTTTGTCCGGTTTGTTTTTATTCTTCTGTCGGTACAAAGCTTCCTGCTCAGCATCTTTGCAGCGATTGGTGCCAGGTCCCCGGCAGGCTTCCCATTATTTCTCGCTGCAGGACTGGCTGTCAGTCTGATTTTCTCCTGGGTTTACATCAGGCGCAGGGTAAGCGGCGAACGAAACCATTGA
- a CDS encoding ABC transporter ATP-binding protein — MTKVLTVNHLSGGYSRQHPVLNDISFDVNPGELVGLVGLNGAGKSTTIKHILGLLDPFDGEIRVEGMTIRENLTGYRQKMAYVPEMPELYEQMTLKEHLELTAMAYDLDKTSFEKRSRRLLRLFHLEKKLNWFPIHFSKGMRQKVMIMCAFLVRPDLYIVDEPFVGLDPLGIQSLLDLMVEMKKEGAAILMSTHILSTAEQYCDRFIILHEGKIVVQGTLDEIRARYGDPNASLQNIYLAVARGETKWFS, encoded by the coding sequence ATGACAAAAGTTTTAACGGTAAACCATCTGAGCGGAGGCTATTCGCGCCAACACCCTGTGCTGAACGATATTTCGTTTGACGTGAATCCCGGGGAACTGGTTGGCCTTGTCGGTCTGAATGGTGCAGGAAAGAGTACGACGATTAAGCATATACTTGGCCTTCTCGATCCCTTTGACGGGGAAATCCGTGTCGAAGGGATGACGATCCGGGAAAATCTGACGGGCTACAGGCAGAAGATGGCTTATGTACCGGAGATGCCCGAGCTGTATGAACAGATGACGCTGAAGGAACATCTCGAGCTAACGGCGATGGCGTATGATCTGGACAAAACCAGCTTTGAAAAGCGGAGCAGGAGACTCCTTCGCCTGTTTCATCTGGAAAAGAAGCTGAACTGGTTCCCCATCCATTTTTCCAAGGGGATGCGGCAGAAGGTGATGATCATGTGTGCCTTTCTCGTCCGGCCTGATCTGTATATTGTCGATGAACCGTTCGTCGGTCTTGATCCGCTCGGCATTCAATCATTGCTTGACCTGATGGTTGAAATGAAAAAAGAAGGAGCGGCCATCCTGATGTCGACGCACATTCTCTCGACAGCAGAACAGTACTGTGACCGTTTCATCATTCTTCATGAGGGGAAAATTGTCGTTCAGGGGACTCTGGATGAGATTCGTGCCCGTTATGGTGATCCGAATGCTTCGCTGCAGAATATTTATCTGGCAGTGGCTAGGGGCGAGACAAAATGGTTCAGCTGA
- a CDS encoding HIT family protein gives MTEESDCIFCKIIRGEIPSARVYEDEDVYAFLDLGQVTKGHTLIIPKVHQKDIFHLNPDIAAGLFRRVPMIAAAINKAFHPEGINLLNNNGSIAGQSVFHYHLHLIPRYGDSDTFTFGFKTHTDDYSKEQFAHIAEEIAKNIEKP, from the coding sequence ATGACGGAAGAGTCAGATTGCATATTCTGCAAAATCATACGTGGAGAGATCCCAAGTGCCAGAGTTTACGAAGATGAGGATGTATATGCCTTCCTTGATCTCGGTCAGGTGACAAAAGGGCATACGCTGATCATTCCGAAAGTCCATCAGAAAGATATATTTCATCTGAATCCGGATATAGCCGCCGGACTCTTCCGCCGCGTTCCGATGATTGCAGCAGCCATTAACAAAGCGTTCCATCCGGAAGGTATCAATCTGCTGAATAATAACGGATCGATTGCCGGGCAGAGTGTCTTCCATTATCATTTACATTTGATTCCGCGTTATGGCGATTCCGACACCTTTACCTTCGGCTTTAAGACGCATACGGATGACTACTCAAAGGAGCAGTTCGCTCATATCGCCGAAGAAATCGCGAAAAACATTGAAAAGCCGTAA
- a CDS encoding tryptophan transporter, whose translation MELKKLIIVGLFLAIGAVLHAVVPGFFFGMKPDLMLVLLFLALYFFADYKSFLAIGLAAGILGALTTSMPAGQIPSVIDKFTTTVAVFFAYQLIASKMAGKTKYFTCVAISFLGTALSGAIFLGAMILLMNAPLSFPTLYLALVLPTAAFNMVCVALLYPIIIRIARRSQLIQSKPKSLTH comes from the coding sequence ATGGAATTAAAGAAACTGATTATTGTTGGATTATTTTTAGCCATAGGAGCCGTTCTGCATGCGGTTGTGCCCGGGTTTTTCTTCGGAATGAAACCGGACTTGATGCTGGTTCTGCTCTTTCTTGCCCTGTACTTTTTTGCCGATTATAAATCCTTTCTCGCGATCGGTCTTGCTGCCGGAATACTCGGCGCATTGACGACTTCGATGCCGGCCGGACAGATTCCGTCAGTGATCGATAAATTTACAACAACTGTCGCGGTATTCTTCGCCTACCAGCTTATTGCATCAAAAATGGCAGGCAAAACGAAATATTTCACCTGCGTGGCTATCAGCTTTCTGGGAACGGCATTAAGCGGTGCTATATTCCTTGGCGCGATGATCCTGCTGATGAATGCTCCCCTGTCTTTTCCGACGCTGTATCTGGCACTCGTACTTCCTACGGCTGCCTTCAATATGGTCTGCGTCGCTTTACTCTACCCGATCATTATTCGCATCGCCCGGAGAAGCCAGTTGATTCAAAGTAAGCCCAAATCGTTAACACATTAA
- a CDS encoding YtxH domain-containing protein, which produces MGKFLSYTLGAIIGGAVGGTVVLLTTPKNGAEVRNEIKAKASSIQQPLKDAADNLGVVKDRVIALKDDSVPVLKSTVSDLGSLLKEWKEDVQPYLTRIKNNVVQLEAAKEKLTNKLQAHSPEKKPGEEQTPPSL; this is translated from the coding sequence TTGGGTAAATTCCTGTCATATACCCTGGGCGCGATTATCGGTGGTGCTGTCGGTGGAACGGTGGTGCTGCTGACAACGCCTAAAAATGGTGCTGAAGTGAGAAATGAAATCAAAGCAAAAGCATCATCGATTCAGCAGCCCCTGAAAGATGCCGCAGACAATCTGGGTGTTGTAAAAGATCGGGTGATTGCTTTAAAAGATGACAGTGTTCCTGTTCTGAAATCAACGGTCTCAGATTTAGGCAGTCTGCTCAAAGAATGGAAAGAGGATGTTCAGCCTTATCTGACAAGAATCAAGAATAATGTTGTCCAGCTTGAAGCTGCAAAAGAGAAACTGACCAATAAACTGCAGGCACACTCCCCGGAAAAGAAACCGGGAGAGGAACAGACGCCACCCTCCCTCTGA